A window of Cygnus atratus isolate AKBS03 ecotype Queensland, Australia chromosome 24, CAtr_DNAZoo_HiC_assembly, whole genome shotgun sequence contains these coding sequences:
- the PHTF1 gene encoding protein PHTF1 isoform X1 — MAARDRDAISWYQKKVGAYDQQIWEKAIEQTEMKGFKNKPKKKGHIQPDLIDVDLIRGSTFAKAKPEIPWTSLTRKGIVRVVFFPLFSQWWIQVTSQRIFMWLLVLYLMQVIAVVLYFMIPVVNASEVMGPMCLMLLMGTVHCQIVSTQISKTSGNNGLSRRRRKLRKSVGVDGNSGSSPEKASKEQQSESASILNSLFGMLFRRRVRRVKMVAEKGTETENGVNAVNNGIKHRHARSEYRLLHLKEKNKLSDAEKSHQDDCTNRDGISDDLSSEEDAEAMAQRILLCQNAEGASSDNSYEEKKRPLVSLNQAVSQVKEALKGARDSDSVVESELESTIYSQDSRSCISVGSRSCSVTRRDSESTRHDSETEDMLWDDLLHGPECRSSCTSDSEEVTVKGTRRDLKEDVFQQNHLFWLQNTSPASAKVSALIWEGNDCKKVDMSVLEISGIIMSRVNAYQQGVGYQMLGNIITIGLAFLPFLYRLFRTDNLEQLCSISLKELLHIFCGAPASIPVIVLSAINFLERLCLTWMFFFMMCVAERTYKQRFLFAKLFSHITSARKARKYEIPHFRLKKVENIKIWLSLRSYLKRRGPQRSVDVVVSSIFLLALSIAFICCAQVLKGHKTFLNAAYNWEFLIWEAALLLFLLRLASLGSETNKKYSNISILLTEQINLYLKMEKKPNKKEQLSLVNNVLKLSTKLLKELDTPFRLYGLTMNPLIYNITRVVILSAVSGVISDLLGFNIRLWKIKP, encoded by the exons ATGGCCGCGCGCGACCGTGACGCGATCTCGTGGTACCAGAAGAAG GTCGGGGCCTACGACCAGCAGATATGGGAGAAGGCCATCGAGCAGACCGAGATGAAG GGCTTCAAAAACAAGCCTAAAAAGAAGGGGCACATCCAGCCCGACCTGATCGACGTGGATCTCATCCGAG GTTCTACGTTTGCCAAAGCTAAGCCTGAAATCCCTTGGACATCGCTAACTCGGAAAGGAATTGTGAGAGTTGTGTTTTTCCCACTATTCAGCCAGTGGTGGATACAGGTTACTTCCCAGCGTATTTTTATGTGGCTCCTGGTACTCTACCTTATGCAAG tcatAGCAGTTGTATTGTATTTCATGATACCTGTGGTGAATGCAAGTGAAGTCATGGGACCAATGTGCCTTATGTTACTGATGGGAACTGTTCACTGTCAAATAGTGTCCACACAGATCAGCAAAACTTCGGGAAACAACGGACTCAGCAGGCGGAGGAG GAAATTACGCAAATCTGTGGGTGTTGATGGGAACAGTGGGTCTTCCCCTGAGAAAGCCAGTAAAGAACAGCAGTCAGAATCTGCATCCATTCTTAACAGTTTATTTGGCATGCTTTTCCGAAGGAG GGTCAGAAGAGTAAAGATGGTAGCTGAGAAAGGGACTGAGACAGAAAATGGTGTGAATGCTGTGAATAATGGCATAAAGCACAGACATGCCAGATCTGAATACAGGCTGTTGcacttgaaagagaaaaataaactttccgATGCAGAAAAGAGCCATCAG GATGATTGCACCAACAGAGATGGTATTTCTGATGACCTTTCAAGTGAGGAGGATGCTGAAGCAATGGCACAAAGGATCTTATTATGCCAGAATGCAGAAGGGGCTTCCAGTGACAATAGctatgaagagaagaaaagaccTCTTGTTTCTCTGAACCAGGCTGTCTCACAG GTCAAGGAAGCCCTTAAAGGTGCCAGAGACTCTGATAGTGTCGTGGAATCTGAACTGGAATCCACAATATATAGTCAG GACTCAAGATCCTGCATTAGCGTGGGATCCCGGAGCTGTAGTGTGACCCGGAGAGACTCAGAAAGTACTCGCCATGACTCTGAGACAGAAGACATGCTTTGGGATGATCTGCTTCACGGCCCAGAGTGCCGCTCATCCTGCACCAGTGACAGTGAGGAAGTGACTGTGAAAGGTACCAGGCGAGACCTGAAAGAAGATGTTTTCCAGCag aatCATTTGTTTTGGCTACAGAATACAAGTCCAGCATCTGCAAAAGTGAGTGCACTGATCTGGGAAGGGAATGACTGTAAGAAGGTGGACATGTCTGTGCTGGAGATCAGTGGGATTATCATGAGCAGG GTTAATGCCTACCAGCAGGGAGTGGGGTATCAAATGCTGGGAAACATCATCACCATTGGATTAGCATTCCTACCATTCCTCTACAGACTCTTCCGCACAGATAACCTGGAGCAGTTGTGCTCCATTTCTCTAAAGGAGCTTTTGCACATCTTTTGTGGAGCACCTGCTAGCATCCCCGTCATTGTTTTGTCTGCAATCAACTTCCTTGAACGTCTTTGCTTAACctggatgtttttcttcatgatgTGTGTTGCTGAGAGAACATACAAACAG agGTTTTTATTTGCCAAGCTTTTTAGTCACATTACATCTGCTCGGAAAGCTAGGAAATACGAAATACCTCACTTTAGACTCAAGAAGGTAGAAAACATTAAGATCTGGTTATCCCTTCGTTCTTATCTAAAG aggCGAGGCCCCCAGCGATCTGTGGATGTTGTTGTATCATCCATCTTTTTACTGGCTCTTTCAATTGCTTTTATATGCTGTGCCCag GTCCTGAAGGgtcacaaaacatttctgaatgcaGCTTACAACTGGGAGTTCTTAATCTGGGAGGCAGCACTTCTCCTCTTTTTACTACGCCTAGCATCCTTGGGATCTGAAACCAACAAGAAATACAGTAATATTTCCATCTTGCTTACTGAGCAG ATAAACTTATACCTGAAGATGGAGAAGAAGCCAAACAAGAAAGAACAGCTGTCTCTCGTAAACAATGTTTTGAAACTCTCTACAAAGCTACTGAAG GAATTAGATACCCCATTTAGGCTGTATGGGCTGACCATGAATCCATTAATCTACAATATAACACGTGTTGTAATACTTTCTGCTGTCTCGGGTGTTATAAGTGATCTGCTAGGATTCAATATCAGA TTATGGAAGATTAAACCATGA
- the PHTF1 gene encoding protein PHTF1 isoform X2, with protein sequence MLFRRRVRRVKMVAEKGTETENGVNAVNNGIKHRHARSEYRLLHLKEKNKLSDAEKSHQDDCTNRDGISDDLSSEEDAEAMAQRILLCQNAEGASSDNSYEEKKRPLVSLNQAVSQVKEALKGARDSDSVVESELESTIYSQDSRSCISVGSRSCSVTRRDSESTRHDSETEDMLWDDLLHGPECRSSCTSDSEEVTVKGTRRDLKEDVFQQNHLFWLQNTSPASAKVSALIWEGNDCKKVDMSVLEISGIIMSRVNAYQQGVGYQMLGNIITIGLAFLPFLYRLFRTDNLEQLCSISLKELLHIFCGAPASIPVIVLSAINFLERLCLTWMFFFMMCVAERTYKQRFLFAKLFSHITSARKARKYEIPHFRLKKVENIKIWLSLRSYLKRRGPQRSVDVVVSSIFLLALSIAFICCAQVLKGHKTFLNAAYNWEFLIWEAALLLFLLRLASLGSETNKKYSNISILLTEQINLYLKMEKKPNKKEQLSLVNNVLKLSTKLLKELDTPFRLYGLTMNPLIYNITRVVILSAVSGVISDLLGFNIRLWKIKP encoded by the exons ATGCTTTTCCGAAGGAG GGTCAGAAGAGTAAAGATGGTAGCTGAGAAAGGGACTGAGACAGAAAATGGTGTGAATGCTGTGAATAATGGCATAAAGCACAGACATGCCAGATCTGAATACAGGCTGTTGcacttgaaagagaaaaataaactttccgATGCAGAAAAGAGCCATCAG GATGATTGCACCAACAGAGATGGTATTTCTGATGACCTTTCAAGTGAGGAGGATGCTGAAGCAATGGCACAAAGGATCTTATTATGCCAGAATGCAGAAGGGGCTTCCAGTGACAATAGctatgaagagaagaaaagaccTCTTGTTTCTCTGAACCAGGCTGTCTCACAG GTCAAGGAAGCCCTTAAAGGTGCCAGAGACTCTGATAGTGTCGTGGAATCTGAACTGGAATCCACAATATATAGTCAG GACTCAAGATCCTGCATTAGCGTGGGATCCCGGAGCTGTAGTGTGACCCGGAGAGACTCAGAAAGTACTCGCCATGACTCTGAGACAGAAGACATGCTTTGGGATGATCTGCTTCACGGCCCAGAGTGCCGCTCATCCTGCACCAGTGACAGTGAGGAAGTGACTGTGAAAGGTACCAGGCGAGACCTGAAAGAAGATGTTTTCCAGCag aatCATTTGTTTTGGCTACAGAATACAAGTCCAGCATCTGCAAAAGTGAGTGCACTGATCTGGGAAGGGAATGACTGTAAGAAGGTGGACATGTCTGTGCTGGAGATCAGTGGGATTATCATGAGCAGG GTTAATGCCTACCAGCAGGGAGTGGGGTATCAAATGCTGGGAAACATCATCACCATTGGATTAGCATTCCTACCATTCCTCTACAGACTCTTCCGCACAGATAACCTGGAGCAGTTGTGCTCCATTTCTCTAAAGGAGCTTTTGCACATCTTTTGTGGAGCACCTGCTAGCATCCCCGTCATTGTTTTGTCTGCAATCAACTTCCTTGAACGTCTTTGCTTAACctggatgtttttcttcatgatgTGTGTTGCTGAGAGAACATACAAACAG agGTTTTTATTTGCCAAGCTTTTTAGTCACATTACATCTGCTCGGAAAGCTAGGAAATACGAAATACCTCACTTTAGACTCAAGAAGGTAGAAAACATTAAGATCTGGTTATCCCTTCGTTCTTATCTAAAG aggCGAGGCCCCCAGCGATCTGTGGATGTTGTTGTATCATCCATCTTTTTACTGGCTCTTTCAATTGCTTTTATATGCTGTGCCCag GTCCTGAAGGgtcacaaaacatttctgaatgcaGCTTACAACTGGGAGTTCTTAATCTGGGAGGCAGCACTTCTCCTCTTTTTACTACGCCTAGCATCCTTGGGATCTGAAACCAACAAGAAATACAGTAATATTTCCATCTTGCTTACTGAGCAG ATAAACTTATACCTGAAGATGGAGAAGAAGCCAAACAAGAAAGAACAGCTGTCTCTCGTAAACAATGTTTTGAAACTCTCTACAAAGCTACTGAAG GAATTAGATACCCCATTTAGGCTGTATGGGCTGACCATGAATCCATTAATCTACAATATAACACGTGTTGTAATACTTTCTGCTGTCTCGGGTGTTATAAGTGATCTGCTAGGATTCAATATCAGA TTATGGAAGATTAAACCATGA